TCGCGCTTCTCCACCACGATGGCGGAGTGCAGCAGGGCCGCCGCGATCAGCCAGGGCATGAAGGAGGCGTTTTCCACCGGATCCCAGAACCAGAAGCCGCCCCAGCCCAGCTCGTAATAGGCCCACCAGGAGCCAAGCGCGATGCCGATGGTGAGGAACATCCAGGCCGCCAACGTCCAGGGGCGCACCCAGCGGCCCCAGGCGGCGTCTACCCGGCCTTCCAGTAGCGCAGCCACGGCGAAGGAGAAGGACATCGAGAGCCCCACGTAGCCGAGGTAGAGGAACGGCGGGTGGAAGGCGAGGCCCGGATCCTGCAGCAGCGGGTTCAGATCCTGCCCGTCAAAGGGCGGCACCGCGAGGCGCAGGAAGGGGTTCGACGTGAAGAGGATGAAGGCGAAGAAAGCCACGGAGACCGAGGATTGCACCGCCAGCACGCGGGCGCGCAGGCGATCCGGCAGGCCTGCGCCAAACCACGCCGCACAGGCCCCAAAGAGCGTCAGGATCAGCACCCAGAGCAGCATCGAGCCCTCGTGGTTGCCCCAGACGCCGCTGACTTTGTAGAGCATCGGCTTCAGCGTGTGGGAGTTCAGCACCACCAGCCGCAGCGAGAAATCCGACACCACGAAGGCGTAGGTAAGCGCGGCGAAGCTGAAGGCGGTAAGCACGAATTGCACCGAGGCCGCCGGGATGGCGAGCGCCATCCAACTGCCCCAGCCTTTGTGGGCACCGATGAGGGGAACGATCGCCTGCACGATGGCAACGACGAAGGCGAGGATAAGGGCGAAGTGGCCAAGCTCTGCAATCATGGCGCAGATTTTAGCGCAAACGGCAAAACCGGCAATGCAAATGCGCGTGGCCGGAGGGGCCAGATTGTCACGCTTTCGTGGGAGCCGGCGGCGCGTCTAGAGCGTTTCGGATCAAATCTGAATCGCTTCTTCGCTGCCTCTCCCTTTGGTCGAACGCGAAAAGCGATGCAGAATGTTTCAGGTTATATCCGAAACGCTTCAGCCTGCGTCGCGCTGCCAATCGGCAAGGGCCGGGTTGTCGTGCAGAGCTTCTTCCGCGGGCGGGGCTTCCAGCGCGTCCAGCGCCTCGATATTGCCCATCACGCCCGGCACGCGGCTGTAGGTTTCGGCCAGAGCGCGTTGAAATTCCTGCCCTTTCACCTGATGGCGCGCGCCAAAATAGAAGGAGACGATGATGCCCAGAAGCCACCAGAGCGGCTCCGGCACCAGCGATAGCCCCGCCATGCGTGCCGCGAACCAGACGGGATCGGCCATCGCCGCCACGAACATCGCGAGAATGCCGAACACCAGCGCCGGGCGCGGCACGCGGTTGACCCCATCCATGAAGCGATCAAAGCCGCCCTTGCGGGGCACGGCAAACTCTGCGGCCAGTTGGGAGAGCGCGGCGTTCTGCAGGGTGAAGCCGCGTTGCGCGCTGCTCTCAGCGTTTTCGCGAAACACCTCCACCGTCTCCACAATGGCGTTGCGCCCGCCGCCAAACAGAAGGCTCATCAGCCCTGTCATCATGCCCATGCGGCGATCCTCGCGGCGTGTTGGGCGGCCGTCAGGTGGTATTTGGCCGAGATGAACTCCTCCGCCCGGCGGATCCAGCCACCCTTGCCACCATCGCGGCGGCGGGCGTATTTGCGGCTGGCGGGGCGGGCATCGGCGAGCGCGTAGTAGTAGTTGCGCCGCTCGATCCCGTAAGCATCGGCCAGATGGCGCGGCGCGCGGGCGTAGGCGGCTTTGGACACGGCGGCGGTCTGCGGGCCGATCACCCCGTCCACC
The sequence above is drawn from the Pseudoruegeria sp. SHC-113 genome and encodes:
- a CDS encoding holin family protein, which encodes MGMMTGLMSLLFGGGRNAIVETVEVFRENAESSAQRGFTLQNAALSQLAAEFAVPRKGGFDRFMDGVNRVPRPALVFGILAMFVAAMADPVWFAARMAGLSLVPEPLWWLLGIIVSFYFGARHQVKGQEFQRALAETYSRVPGVMGNIEALDALEAPPAEEALHDNPALADWQRDAG